The DNA segment CGTCAGCAGACCGCTGTTCGCCGCCGTCGTGTTCGCCAGGCCCAGGATGAAGCACAGCTGGTACAGCGTGTTCCCCACCAACCCCAGCGCCGCGAGCTTGAGGAACACCGGCCGACTCAGCGGCTTCCATCCCTCCACCACGAGCAGCAGCGCGGCCATGGCCACCGACGCGATGGCGAAGCGCACCGCCATGAAGGCGAGCGGCGGAATCGTTCCCAGCGCCTCCTTCACCACCGTGTAGTTGGTGCCCCAGACAACGACGACACACAGGATGGCCACGTCATTCGCGGAGAAGGTGCGAGACGGCGCGGCGGGAGCGCTGGTGACAGTCGTGGACACGGCGCGCGAGGGAATAAGGCCCGGCACTCCGGCGTGCAAGCCGACGTTTCCGCGCGCGCCTCGCTTGTGCCCCAACGACAGCCATGGCTTAACCGCGCGTCATGGACCTACGCTTTTCGGACGAGGTGCGTCGCGCCCTCGACTCGCACCAGCCCGTCGTCGCGCTCGAGACGAGTGTGGTGGCTCAGGGACTTCCCTATCCGGACAACCTCGCCGCGGCCCGCGCCTGTGAAGAGGCCATCCGCCGCACCGGCGCCGTGCCCGCCGCGACCGCCGTGGTCGATGGTCAGGTGTGCATCGGCCTGGAGGACGTGCAGCTGCGCCGGCTGGCCGAGGGCAAGGAGAAGCTCTTGAAGCTCGGCTCTCGTGACCTGGCCATCGCCGTGGCCACGCGCGCCACGGGCGGCACCACCGTCAGCGCCACGTGCGAGCTGGCCGCCGCGGCCGGCATCCGCGTCTTCTCCACGGGCGGCATCGGCGGCGTCCACCGGGGCGCCTCCGAGCACTGGGACATCTCGCAGGACATCGGCGCGTTGGCGCGCTTCCCCGTGGCCGTGGTGTGCGCGGGCGCCAAGTCCGTGCTGGATCTGCCCAAGACGATGGAGCTCCTGGAGACCGCGGGCGTGCCCGTCATCGGCGTGGGCACGCGCGAGCTGCCGTCCTTCCACAGCCGCGAGTCCGGCATCCAACTGGAGCACAGCGTGGGGGATGTGGCGACGGCCGCGCGCATCGCTCGGGCTCGCTTCGAGACGCTGGGGCAGGGCGGGGTGCTCTACACCGTGCCGCCGCCGGAGGAGACGGCGCTGCCCAGGCACGAGGTGGAGCTGCAGATCGCCTCCACGCTCGCGGAGGCGGAACGTCAGGGCATCCGTGGCAAGGACGTGACGCCGTTCCTGCTGCGCGAGCTGGGCACTCGCACGGGCGGCAAGACGCTCAAGGCCAACCTCGCGCTGCTCGCCAACAACGCCCGCTTCGCCGGACAGCTCGCCGTGGCCTACTCGCGCGGAGACTGAGCCCGCGCGCGTCGTCTACTCCTGGAACCAGCGCATCATCGTCTCGAGCTCGCGGCGGTCCACCTCGTCGAAGGTGGACTTGCTCGCGGAGTCGATGTCCAGCACGGCGATGAGCTCGCGGTTCTTCCCGTACACGGGCACGACGATCTCCGACGCGGAGCGCGCGTCACAGGCGATGTGCCCGGGGAAGGCGTGTACGTCCGCCACCACCTGCGTCTCGCCCTTCTCCGCGGCCGTGCCGCACACGCCCTTGCCGAACTTGATCTCCAGGCACCCCAGCGTGCCCTGGTAGGGGCCCACGCGCAGCAGCTTGCCCGGCGTCACCACCCGGTAGAAGCCCGTCCACAAGTGGCCGAAGGCGTGGTGGATGAGGCAGCTCATCGTCGCCATGCCAGCGATGGGGTCGTCGATGCCGGCGAGCGCGGCCTTCACGTGCTGCTGAAGCTCCTCGTACGCCTGCGCCTTGGGAACCGCGACCAGGTTCAGCGTGATTTCCGCCATGATGGGCTCCTTCGAGCCAAGGGCCTGGCACCCGCGCGTCAGCCCCGGGTGCGGTCAACGTCCCGCTTCATAACCTGAATCCCATGTCGTGCAGGAGGCTCCATGGAAACGCTCCTTCTTGATTCCAATACCTGGCTGCTCGTCCTCACCGGCGCCGGTGTCTCCGCCGAAAGCGGAGTGCCCACCTTCCGAGGAATGAACGGGTTGTGGGAGGACCAGCCCGTGACGGAGGTGGCCTCGCCACAGGGCTTCGCCAAGGACCCGCTGCGGGTGTGGCGCTTCTACTCGCAGCGCCGGGCCGGAGCGGCCGACGTCTCGCCGAACCCGGGCCACGACGCCCTGGTCGCATGGGAGCGCCACCTGGGAGACCGCTTCCTCCTGGCCACGCAGAACG comes from the Myxococcus fulvus genome and includes:
- a CDS encoding pseudouridine-5'-phosphate glycosidase, with the translated sequence MDLRFSDEVRRALDSHQPVVALETSVVAQGLPYPDNLAAARACEEAIRRTGAVPAATAVVDGQVCIGLEDVQLRRLAEGKEKLLKLGSRDLAIAVATRATGGTTVSATCELAAAAGIRVFSTGGIGGVHRGASEHWDISQDIGALARFPVAVVCAGAKSVLDLPKTMELLETAGVPVIGVGTRELPSFHSRESGIQLEHSVGDVATAARIARARFETLGQGGVLYTVPPPEETALPRHEVELQIASTLAEAERQGIRGKDVTPFLLRELGTRTGGKTLKANLALLANNARFAGQLAVAYSRGD
- a CDS encoding GAF domain-containing protein, with protein sequence MAEITLNLVAVPKAQAYEELQQHVKAALAGIDDPIAGMATMSCLIHHAFGHLWTGFYRVVTPGKLLRVGPYQGTLGCLEIKFGKGVCGTAAEKGETQVVADVHAFPGHIACDARSASEIVVPVYGKNRELIAVLDIDSASKSTFDEVDRRELETMMRWFQE